One Weissella coleopterorum DNA segment encodes these proteins:
- a CDS encoding M3 family oligoendopeptidase, giving the protein MKYSLNWNLETIFKGGVAGMEFKAKMDVLEHQIAEFKIRLKNLVQQHQVVQMSNLFELYQNILAGYLTVDLFVNAWAADDYTNPAFRPMQNKIAQLGAQLAQPEKQLQSFLAQLSATEFAELLDQPAFRNLQFNLKEQRQKAHYLLEPTTENILDQLRLDSLNGWSQHYETLVAGLTLSFEDEKGQQQTISAGQALNQIDGYPDPKVRHAIMQAYEKMWTTVEDLVADTLNHLAGARLTEQAARGYADYLEEPLALNRMSRATLQTMWAVVDAHKDIFKPYLARRAQLMGVEQLGWQDQTAPLTKLGTYRPQTVTYDEAAQLIIDNFAKYSPKMATFAQHAFENGWIEAEDRPGKQPGGWMESVPDIKESRIFLTFTGSPNDAATIAHELGHGFHTSVLQDLPYLRNDYAMNVAETASTFAELIVNDANVRNAQSDAERLMLLDAKLANPVAMFLNIHARYLFENEFYQARQAGYVPAVQLNQMMEKAQKIAFDNGLSEWHPHFWASKLHFYADDVPFYNFPYTFGYLFSAGIYAWAQNQPNFEAAYVDLLRDTAAMSTEDLAQKHLGVDLTQPAFFEAGVAQIQADIDEYLKLSLEFL; this is encoded by the coding sequence ATGAAATATTCGTTAAACTGGAATCTGGAAACAATATTTAAAGGTGGCGTTGCAGGAATGGAGTTTAAGGCAAAAATGGATGTCTTAGAACATCAAATCGCTGAATTTAAAATACGTTTAAAAAACCTTGTGCAACAACATCAAGTGGTACAAATGAGCAACCTCTTTGAGCTTTACCAAAATATTTTGGCTGGTTATTTAACTGTCGATTTATTTGTAAACGCATGGGCAGCTGATGATTATACGAATCCGGCTTTTCGACCAATGCAAAATAAAATCGCGCAGTTGGGGGCACAATTAGCACAGCCAGAGAAGCAACTCCAAAGTTTTTTGGCGCAATTATCCGCTACTGAATTTGCGGAGCTATTAGACCAACCTGCATTTAGAAATTTACAATTCAATCTGAAGGAACAACGGCAAAAAGCTCACTATTTATTAGAGCCAACAACAGAAAATATTTTAGATCAATTACGTTTAGACAGTCTCAACGGTTGGTCCCAACATTATGAAACGTTAGTCGCTGGGTTGACTTTGAGTTTTGAGGATGAAAAGGGTCAGCAACAGACTATTTCGGCTGGTCAAGCACTGAATCAAATTGACGGCTATCCGGATCCTAAAGTTCGCCACGCCATTATGCAGGCCTATGAGAAAATGTGGACGACGGTTGAAGATTTAGTGGCTGATACATTGAACCATTTGGCAGGCGCCCGTTTAACTGAGCAAGCAGCCCGGGGTTATGCAGACTATTTGGAAGAACCCTTGGCCTTAAATCGGATGTCTAGAGCAACGCTTCAGACGATGTGGGCGGTGGTAGATGCCCATAAAGATATCTTTAAACCATATCTAGCTCGCCGTGCTCAACTAATGGGGGTGGAGCAGTTAGGGTGGCAAGATCAAACAGCGCCGCTAACCAAACTTGGGACTTATCGGCCTCAAACGGTTACTTATGATGAGGCGGCTCAATTAATTATTGATAATTTTGCCAAGTACTCACCTAAAATGGCGACTTTTGCGCAACATGCGTTTGAAAATGGGTGGATTGAGGCCGAGGACCGCCCCGGTAAACAACCTGGGGGATGGATGGAGAGTGTGCCAGATATCAAGGAGTCACGCATTTTCTTAACGTTCACTGGATCTCCTAACGATGCTGCCACAATTGCGCACGAACTGGGGCATGGTTTCCACACGAGTGTCTTACAAGATCTACCATATCTGCGTAATGATTACGCGATGAATGTCGCTGAAACAGCGTCAACCTTTGCAGAATTAATTGTGAATGATGCAAATGTGCGGAACGCTCAAAGTGATGCAGAACGTTTAATGTTATTGGATGCAAAATTGGCTAATCCTGTGGCAATGTTTTTAAATATCCATGCTCGCTATCTTTTTGAGAATGAATTTTATCAAGCTAGACAAGCTGGATATGTGCCAGCGGTCCAATTAAATCAGATGATGGAAAAGGCACAAAAAATAGCGTTTGATAATGGATTGTCTGAATGGCACCCCCATTTTTGGGCTTCTAAATTACACTTTTATGCAGATGATGTCCCCTTCTATAATTTTCCCTATACATTTGGCTATCTATTTAGTGCCGGGATTTATGCGTGGGCGCAGAATCAGCCCAACTTTGAAGCAGCTTATGTTGATTTGTTACGCGACACGGCTGCGATGTCAACGGAAGATTTGGCACAGAAACATTTGGGAGTTGATTTAACGCAACCGGCCTTTTTTGAAGCGGGCGTTGCCCAGATTCAAGCAGACATTGATGAGTATTTAAAGTTATCACTTGAGTTTCTCTAA
- a CDS encoding APC family permease → MKIWEQMWQKESAANYEDKDARLQRVLGVKDFLALGVGTIVSASIFTLPGVIAASHAGPGVVISFILAALVAGLIAFAYAEMASAMPFAGSAYSWINVLFGEFLGWLVGWALLAEYFIALAFVGAGLSANLRGLLAEFGLQVPKAFVTPIVDGGFGDLISIVSILMVTILLSRGVKNATRVELFLVIAKVFAILLFIVVGLTAFHASNLHPFIPQYDPSIKPGPYGGWQGIWAGVSGIFLSYIGFDAIAANSAEAKNPGKTMPRGILGSLLIAVVLFSAVSLVLVGMFKASAYAGNAEPVAWALRQAGHPVVAAIVAMIAVVGMLSALIGMSMAGSRLVYSFGRDGLLPKSLGHLNQAQLPNVGLWTVAIVAIVITAFFEFSQLAQLISAGTLFAFIFVALGIYRLRPREGHDLTDPAFKMPLYPILPMVAALFALFVLLGLGIDAKLMMLGWFVLGLIVYFAYGMKHKIRESR, encoded by the coding sequence ATGAAAATTTGGGAGCAAATGTGGCAAAAGGAATCAGCCGCAAATTACGAAGATAAAGATGCGCGCTTGCAGCGGGTATTAGGAGTAAAAGATTTTTTGGCCTTGGGAGTTGGAACGATTGTTTCGGCATCGATTTTTACCTTGCCGGGAGTGATTGCAGCGAGTCATGCAGGACCAGGAGTAGTAATTTCCTTTATTTTAGCGGCTTTAGTGGCCGGATTAATTGCATTTGCCTATGCGGAAATGGCTTCAGCAATGCCCTTTGCTGGTTCAGCTTATTCATGGATTAATGTTTTATTTGGCGAATTTTTAGGTTGGTTAGTCGGCTGGGCGTTGTTAGCGGAATATTTTATTGCTTTGGCGTTTGTGGGGGCAGGATTGTCCGCAAATTTGCGAGGGCTATTGGCAGAATTTGGACTTCAGGTGCCAAAAGCCTTTGTAACACCGATTGTCGATGGTGGGTTTGGTGATCTGATTTCAATTGTGTCAATTCTAATGGTGACGATCCTTTTGAGCCGTGGCGTGAAAAATGCGACCCGAGTTGAGTTGTTTTTAGTGATTGCTAAAGTTTTTGCCATTTTACTATTTATTGTGGTTGGCCTAACCGCTTTTCATGCCAGTAATTTACACCCGTTCATTCCTCAATATGACCCTAGTATTAAACCAGGTCCTTATGGTGGTTGGCAGGGAATTTGGGCAGGAGTATCGGGTATTTTCTTGTCATATATTGGGTTTGACGCGATTGCGGCAAATTCAGCCGAAGCAAAGAATCCAGGTAAAACGATGCCACGGGGGATTCTAGGTTCATTGTTAATTGCCGTCGTTTTGTTTTCGGCCGTTTCATTGGTGTTAGTCGGTATGTTTAAAGCTAGTGCTTACGCAGGAAACGCGGAACCAGTTGCTTGGGCCTTACGTCAAGCTGGTCATCCAGTAGTTGCGGCCATAGTAGCAATGATTGCCGTTGTGGGGATGTTAAGTGCTTTAATTGGAATGAGTATGGCAGGTTCTCGATTAGTTTACTCGTTTGGACGAGATGGACTTTTGCCCAAATCATTAGGCCATTTAAATCAGGCGCAGTTACCAAATGTGGGGCTTTGGACCGTAGCAATTGTGGCGATTGTTATTACGGCCTTCTTTGAATTTTCGCAATTGGCGCAATTAATTTCGGCTGGGACGTTGTTTGCCTTTATTTTCGTGGCTTTAGGAATTTATCGCCTACGTCCTCGTGAAGGTCATGATTTAACGGATCCGGCGTTCAAAATGCCTTTGTATCCAATTTTGCCGATGGTGGCGGCGTTATTTGCTTTGTTTGTTTTGCTAGGTTTGGGAATTGATGCAAAATTGATGATGCTTGGTTGGTTTGTTTTGGGGCTTATCGTCTATTTTGCATACGGAATGAAACATAAAATACGAGAGTCACGTTAA
- the prfA gene encoding peptide chain release factor 1: MDEIFEKVQTLVDRYEEVSEMLSDPAVIGDTKRFMALSKEEGSLRETVDTFKRYQAVIANLEDDKEMLKEKLDADMEELTKEEIKDLTNQKAEFEDQLKIMLLPKDPNDDKNIIMEIHGAAGGDEAALFAGNLYEMYSRYAEKQGWTIQIIDENRTEIGGYKELVLMIQGDNVYSKLKFENGAHRVQRVPETESAGRVHTSTATVGVMPEYEDVDIKIEDKDLRVDVYRSSGAGGQHINKTSSAVRMTHLPTGVVVAMQDQRSQQQNRAKAMEILKTRVYNYYASQNEAEYSEMRKTAVGTGDRSERIRTYNYPQNRVTDHRIGLSLNKLDRIMNGELEDVIDALVIADQAAKLEELKN; the protein is encoded by the coding sequence ATGGATGAAATTTTTGAAAAAGTACAAACACTAGTTGATCGCTATGAAGAAGTGAGCGAAATGCTAAGTGACCCGGCCGTAATTGGTGACACGAAACGTTTTATGGCACTCTCAAAAGAAGAGGGATCATTGCGTGAAACGGTTGATACCTTTAAAAGGTACCAGGCTGTTATCGCCAATTTAGAAGACGATAAAGAAATGTTAAAAGAAAAACTTGATGCGGATATGGAAGAATTGACCAAGGAAGAGATCAAGGATTTAACGAACCAAAAAGCTGAATTTGAAGATCAATTGAAGATCATGTTATTACCTAAGGACCCTAACGACGATAAGAACATTATCATGGAAATTCATGGGGCCGCTGGAGGCGATGAAGCAGCCTTATTTGCAGGGAATCTCTATGAAATGTATTCACGTTATGCAGAAAAACAGGGCTGGACGATTCAAATTATTGATGAAAATCGTACTGAAATTGGAGGATATAAAGAATTAGTCTTGATGATTCAAGGCGATAATGTCTATTCAAAGTTGAAATTTGAAAATGGAGCTCATCGAGTTCAACGTGTACCAGAAACTGAATCAGCTGGACGGGTGCATACTTCAACAGCGACTGTCGGAGTAATGCCTGAATATGAAGATGTTGACATCAAAATTGAGGATAAGGACCTACGGGTTGATGTTTATCGTTCATCTGGGGCCGGTGGACAGCATATCAATAAGACTTCATCTGCGGTTCGAATGACCCATTTACCAACTGGAGTCGTGGTGGCGATGCAAGATCAACGATCACAGCAGCAAAATCGGGCTAAGGCGATGGAAATTTTAAAGACGCGTGTCTATAATTACTACGCCTCACAAAATGAGGCCGAGTATTCAGAAATGCGTAAGACAGCGGTGGGAACTGGGGACCGTTCCGAACGGATTCGGACCTATAACTATCCGCAAAATCGAGTGACAGATCATCGGATTGGTTTATCTTTGAATAAATTGGACCGAATCATGAACGGTGAACTAGAAGATGTCATTGATGCATTAGTGATTGCAGACCAAGCTGCAAAATTAGAAGAATTGAAGAATTAA
- a CDS encoding methyltransferase domain-containing protein: MKKIERGQEFITKNRQLFRCNVCHEPYEWVRGNSLICPNQHQLDLNKKGSLVFLNHAVNTEYDDQMLAARRRVLSAGLFDGIITGVADSLPSMAQTILDVGTGEGTPLVRLLEQRSGLDTTIGFDISKAGINLATQLDSNAFFTVADLAQLPFNDESFDSIVEFFSPSAYQEFNRVLKPGGRIVKVVPNAHYLSELREMLYPVDSVNHTYDNQKVVDRFIDQYPNAEITDVTYQWAIPDNLWIDLLHMTPLHWGARPESQAAAEQTPLPFVTVDIQILTTINEPK; this comes from the coding sequence ATGAAAAAAATTGAACGTGGTCAAGAATTTATTACTAAAAATCGCCAATTATTTCGCTGTAATGTCTGTCATGAACCATACGAATGGGTTCGTGGAAACAGCTTGATTTGTCCCAATCAGCATCAATTAGATTTAAATAAAAAAGGAAGCTTAGTCTTTTTAAATCATGCGGTCAATACGGAATATGACGATCAGATGTTAGCTGCGCGTCGTAGAGTTCTGAGTGCTGGTCTTTTTGATGGAATCATTACTGGTGTAGCTGATAGTTTACCTAGTATGGCGCAAACAATTCTCGATGTTGGAACCGGAGAGGGAACGCCCTTGGTGCGTCTGCTGGAACAACGGTCAGGTCTGGATACTACGATTGGGTTTGATATCAGTAAAGCTGGGATCAATTTAGCAACTCAGCTGGATAGTAACGCTTTTTTTACCGTGGCTGATTTGGCCCAATTACCGTTCAATGATGAAAGTTTTGATAGTATTGTTGAGTTTTTTTCACCAAGCGCCTACCAAGAGTTTAATCGGGTCTTAAAACCCGGAGGCCGGATCGTTAAAGTTGTTCCGAATGCCCATTATTTATCTGAGTTAAGAGAAATGCTGTATCCTGTGGATTCTGTTAATCACACGTACGACAATCAAAAGGTCGTAGATCGTTTTATAGATCAATATCCTAATGCAGAAATTACTGATGTAACCTATCAATGGGCTATCCCAGATAATTTATGGATTGATTTGTTACACATGACTCCTTTGCACTGGGGCGCACGACCTGAGTCCCAGGCTGCCGCAGAACAAACGCCACTCCCTTTCGTAACAGTTGATATTCAGATTCTAACAACGATAAATGAGCCAAAATAA
- a CDS encoding helix-turn-helix domain-containing protein: protein MFPERLRELRKSRNITLEMLAETLNKQLDPGQKANTAAQIGNWERGDRSPSYLEVRKLADFFEVTMDFLVGRASDETTDLSLLFLSGKEIDFNGKALTDQERFDIFQIINRHFAEKNSIFGNNDQPMVNQQGDLF from the coding sequence ATGTTTCCAGAACGCTTACGAGAATTACGCAAAAGTCGTAATATTACGTTAGAAATGTTAGCAGAAACGCTAAACAAACAATTAGATCCGGGGCAAAAAGCAAACACCGCGGCACAAATTGGAAACTGGGAACGTGGAGACCGTTCACCTTCATATTTAGAGGTCCGTAAATTAGCGGATTTCTTTGAAGTGACCATGGATTTTCTAGTGGGACGAGCCAGTGATGAAACTACTGATTTGTCTTTGTTGTTCCTATCCGGAAAAGAAATTGATTTCAATGGAAAAGCCTTAACTGATCAGGAACGCTTTGACATTTTTCAGATCATTAATCGTCATTTTGCGGAAAAAAATAGTATTTTTGGCAATAATGATCAACCAATGGTCAATCAACAGGGTGATTTATTCTAA
- a CDS encoding Mur ligase family protein: MTFRSALATWTGRLTYLSLTKVLHRGGTSLPGMVATKIDPNVLQTLSDRYEVVLVTGTNGKTLTTALITRVLREKYDRVITNPSGSNMIQGIAGTILAAKQPKKGEKVLVVLEVDEANVEMVSLQLKPQAFVLTNIFRDQLDRYGEIYTTYDKILRGIRKFPEATVLLNADSPIFLREKLPNPIINFGFNHVPATEDQRAPLNTDGILSPTDDSILSYHFRTYANQGFYFSKTDDFKRPELDYAVTKINQLTPRFSNFDLDGETYQIEIGGLYNIYNALAAYAVGRWLGVTNDQIHHAFESNAQIFGRQELIHVGDKEVTIVLIKNPVGANQVIDMMKTDPEPISILGLLNANYADGIDTSWIWDAEFEDLMDMNVQAIATGGERYRDLYVRLKMAGFGDHPYYPDLNQVVDAIQKMPTKRVYVMATYTAMLQLRTKLAQKGFIRNKKMGDA, encoded by the coding sequence ATGACATTTAGAAGTGCATTGGCGACTTGGACTGGTCGCTTGACTTATTTAAGTTTAACTAAGGTCCTACATCGCGGGGGAACATCATTACCCGGAATGGTAGCCACCAAAATTGATCCTAACGTTTTGCAAACTCTCTCGGATCGCTATGAAGTGGTCTTGGTGACGGGAACTAACGGGAAGACACTAACGACGGCCTTAATAACGAGAGTTTTACGTGAAAAATACGATCGTGTAATTACTAATCCATCAGGATCAAATATGATTCAAGGAATTGCCGGAACGATCTTAGCCGCCAAACAACCCAAAAAGGGCGAAAAAGTGTTGGTCGTCTTGGAAGTCGATGAAGCTAACGTCGAAATGGTCAGTCTGCAACTGAAGCCTCAAGCTTTTGTGTTAACTAATATTTTCCGTGATCAATTAGATCGTTACGGTGAGATCTATACAACTTACGATAAAATTTTACGTGGGATTCGTAAGTTTCCAGAGGCTACGGTATTGTTGAATGCGGATTCACCAATTTTTTTGCGGGAAAAGTTACCCAATCCAATTATTAATTTTGGATTTAATCACGTCCCAGCGACTGAAGATCAGCGAGCTCCTTTGAATACGGATGGTATTTTGTCACCAACTGATGATAGTATTTTATCGTATCATTTTCGTACTTATGCGAACCAAGGTTTTTATTTCTCGAAAACAGATGATTTTAAGCGGCCGGAGCTAGATTATGCAGTCACAAAAATCAATCAATTAACGCCGCGTTTTTCTAATTTCGATTTGGATGGGGAAACTTACCAAATTGAAATTGGGGGACTCTATAATATTTATAATGCGTTAGCCGCATATGCGGTCGGTCGGTGGTTAGGGGTTACCAACGACCAAATTCATCATGCCTTTGAGTCGAACGCCCAAATTTTTGGCCGGCAAGAATTGATTCACGTTGGTGATAAGGAAGTAACCATTGTGTTGATTAAAAATCCCGTGGGAGCCAATCAGGTAATTGATATGATGAAAACAGACCCTGAACCCATCTCAATTCTAGGACTTTTAAATGCTAATTATGCCGATGGAATTGATACCAGTTGGATATGGGATGCGGAGTTTGAAGACCTAATGGATATGAATGTGCAAGCTATTGCAACTGGTGGAGAACGTTATCGAGATCTATATGTTCGTTTGAAGATGGCCGGCTTTGGGGATCATCCTTATTATCCTGATCTCAATCAAGTTGTCGACGCCATTCAGAAGATGCCAACTAAACGGGTTTATGTTATGGCAACCTATACCGCCATGTTACAATTACGAACTAAATTAGCACAAAAAGGATTTATTAGAAATAAGAAAATGGGGGATGCATAA
- the prmC gene encoding peptide chain release factor N(5)-glutamine methyltransferase, with amino-acid sequence MFELEMTFEALREWGDWQLEPYIQDQTERMAQIDYLLTGMMDWNYGQLQNNLNTVIEDEKRIRFMVAVRAIKGGQPVQYALGHAPFYGREFNVDRRVLIPRPETEELVDWILKDEKQSAVNILDIGTGSGAIAVTLQAERPAWKVTASDISKDALIVADSNQIQHHVAVQLIESDLFDQFSPENQFDVIVSNPPYIAEQEKFVMDDSVLMYEPDLALFAADDGLALYKKMAAALLEYLAPQGSAYFEIGYLQGPALVELFEKLPDVVVELRPDLSGHDRMIRVRRTD; translated from the coding sequence ATGTTTGAATTAGAAATGACGTTTGAAGCGCTACGTGAATGGGGCGATTGGCAGTTAGAGCCATATATCCAAGATCAAACGGAACGAATGGCCCAAATTGATTATTTATTAACGGGTATGATGGACTGGAATTATGGACAGTTACAAAATAATCTCAATACCGTAATTGAAGATGAAAAACGGATTCGTTTTATGGTCGCTGTTCGTGCCATTAAGGGTGGACAACCCGTACAATATGCCTTGGGGCATGCTCCATTTTATGGTCGTGAGTTTAATGTGGATCGACGGGTTTTGATTCCGCGTCCAGAAACTGAAGAATTAGTTGATTGGATCTTAAAAGATGAAAAGCAGTCAGCCGTTAATATCTTAGATATTGGAACTGGTTCGGGAGCGATTGCCGTTACACTTCAAGCTGAACGTCCAGCTTGGAAGGTTACAGCGAGCGATATTTCAAAAGATGCTTTAATTGTGGCAGACAGCAATCAAATTCAACATCATGTGGCAGTTCAACTCATCGAAAGTGATCTCTTTGATCAATTTAGCCCAGAAAATCAATTCGATGTCATCGTTTCAAATCCACCTTATATTGCTGAACAAGAGAAGTTTGTTATGGATGATTCAGTTTTGATGTATGAACCGGATCTAGCACTTTTTGCTGCGGATGATGGGTTAGCTTTGTATAAAAAAATGGCCGCAGCTCTGTTGGAATATTTAGCTCCGCAGGGAAGTGCTTACTTTGAAATTGGTTACTTACAGGGGCCAGCATTAGTTGAATTATTTGAGAAGTTACCAGATGTAGTTGTCGAACTACGCCCTGATTTAAGTGGTCATGATCGAATGATTAGGGTACGGCGTACAGATTAG
- a CDS encoding thymidine kinase, with protein sequence MAQLFFRYGAMASGKSIEILKVAHNYESQGRKVLLLTSVLDSRTEIGAIESRIGLQRQARAIKADDDIFTIVEPTEDFSAVLIDEAQFLTRDQVLQLTQIVDELNIPVLAFGLKQDAFNQLFPGSEALLIYADKIEEMKTLCSFCTRKAIMNLRIANGHPVYSGAQIQIGGDEAYMPVCRRHYQKPDLAMIKKHINAAKGE encoded by the coding sequence ATGGCACAATTATTTTTTCGGTATGGTGCAATGGCAAGTGGTAAGAGCATTGAAATTCTTAAAGTCGCACATAATTATGAGAGTCAGGGGCGTAAAGTGCTGCTCTTAACCAGTGTCTTGGACAGTCGTACTGAAATTGGGGCAATTGAATCACGGATTGGATTGCAACGTCAGGCTCGGGCAATCAAAGCTGACGATGACATTTTTACCATTGTCGAACCAACGGAAGATTTTTCAGCGGTACTAATTGATGAAGCCCAGTTTTTAACGCGGGATCAAGTCTTACAACTGACGCAAATTGTTGATGAATTAAATATCCCGGTTTTGGCATTTGGATTAAAACAAGATGCTTTTAATCAACTCTTCCCGGGGTCAGAAGCTTTGCTGATTTATGCGGATAAAATTGAAGAGATGAAGACTTTGTGTTCATTCTGTACTCGGAAAGCCATTATGAATTTGCGAATTGCCAATGGACACCCCGTTTATTCAGGCGCACAAATTCAAATTGGGGGTGACGAGGCATATATGCCAGTTTGTCGGCGTCATTATCAAAAACCAGATTTGGCAATGATTAAAAAACATATTAATGCTGCAAAAGGGGAATAA
- a CDS encoding type 1 glutamine amidotransferase has product MAEFQLNTAHLYADLMNTYGDYGNLVALRYYAKQMGVAFQTTTVSIGDQFDADAYDFVLFGGGQDYEEQVVAADLPTKATAIKQYIEADGPFLGVCGGFQLLGEYFLLADGTRVEGISAMHHYTLNQPHSRFTGNVQIKNEETGQIYNGFENHQGRTFIADDERPLGTIIQGNGNNGEDGGEGLIYKNVFGTYFHGPVLTRNGNLALRILQIALERKYPAVDWASQITKIEPESF; this is encoded by the coding sequence ATGGCAGAATTTCAATTGAATACCGCACATCTATATGCTGACTTAATGAATACCTATGGAGATTATGGTAATTTAGTTGCCTTACGTTATTATGCCAAACAGATGGGGGTCGCCTTTCAAACAACCACCGTTTCAATTGGGGATCAATTTGATGCAGACGCTTACGATTTTGTGTTATTTGGTGGGGGGCAGGACTATGAGGAGCAAGTGGTTGCTGCTGATTTACCAACTAAAGCAACCGCAATTAAGCAATATATTGAAGCTGATGGGCCTTTTCTTGGAGTTTGTGGAGGTTTTCAACTACTGGGTGAATACTTCTTGTTGGCTGATGGAACCCGAGTTGAAGGGATTTCAGCGATGCATCACTATACATTAAATCAGCCACATAGTCGCTTTACGGGAAATGTTCAGATTAAAAATGAAGAAACTGGACAAATTTATAATGGATTTGAAAATCACCAGGGTCGGACCTTTATTGCCGATGATGAGCGCCCATTGGGAACTATCATTCAAGGAAACGGTAATAATGGTGAGGATGGTGGCGAAGGCTTAATTTATAAAAATGTCTTTGGGACTTATTTTCATGGTCCGGTGTTGACTCGAAATGGAAATTTAGCACTACGTATTTTACAAATTGCACTGGAGCGAAAGTATCCAGCGGTAGATTGGGCTTCACAAATTACTAAAATTGAGCCCGAAAGTTTTTAA
- a CDS encoding L-threonylcarbamoyladenylate synthase → METKIWKKTELAEAAKVLKKGQLVAFPTETVYGLGADALNEKAVSKVYTAKGRPSDNPLIVHVAHPQAVQNYAQVSPRAQKLMDAFWPGPLTIILPVKPGQLSEKVTGGLQTVASRMPDNALTRELIDQVGSPLVGPSANTSGKPSPTIATHVYHDLHGKIAGVVDDGATQIGVESTVLDLSTSQAAILRPGKITASQLETVLGENVDTSEHHVAADEAPKAPGMKYRHYAPDKAVYMVKDEDWTQAIIWAQSQLEPVGLMLSDQMIEQHQLAGMDFVWPLGPNGVSAATKLFSGLRNFDDQKDVKIILVAEMSHEAANAAYNNRLAKAAGQQYFDAQEMMEF, encoded by the coding sequence ATGGAAACAAAAATTTGGAAAAAAACGGAATTGGCTGAAGCGGCTAAGGTTTTGAAAAAGGGGCAGTTGGTAGCTTTTCCCACTGAAACCGTTTATGGACTAGGGGCAGATGCCCTAAATGAAAAAGCGGTTAGTAAGGTCTATACAGCGAAAGGACGACCTTCCGATAATCCCTTAATTGTCCACGTCGCCCACCCTCAAGCGGTGCAAAACTACGCCCAAGTTAGTCCGCGGGCGCAAAAACTAATGGATGCTTTTTGGCCGGGACCACTTACCATTATCTTGCCAGTGAAACCTGGTCAATTATCGGAAAAAGTAACTGGGGGATTGCAGACGGTTGCGTCACGTATGCCAGATAATGCTTTAACACGTGAACTGATTGACCAAGTTGGTTCACCTTTAGTTGGTCCTTCAGCCAATACTTCGGGCAAACCCAGCCCAACGATTGCTACGCATGTCTATCACGATTTGCATGGTAAAATTGCTGGCGTTGTGGACGATGGCGCAACACAGATTGGGGTTGAATCAACCGTCTTAGACCTCTCAACATCCCAGGCAGCAATCTTGAGACCGGGCAAAATTACAGCGAGTCAGTTGGAGACGGTCCTAGGTGAGAATGTGGACACCAGTGAACATCATGTCGCAGCAGATGAAGCCCCTAAAGCTCCAGGTATGAAATATCGGCATTATGCGCCTGACAAGGCGGTATATATGGTGAAAGATGAAGATTGGACACAGGCGATTATCTGGGCGCAAAGTCAGTTAGAGCCGGTAGGTTTGATGTTATCTGATCAAATGATTGAGCAACATCAATTGGCTGGAATGGACTTTGTATGGCCCTTAGGACCAAACGGGGTTAGTGCAGCTACTAAATTATTTTCGGGGTTAAGAAATTTTGATGATCAAAAGGATGTTAAAATAATTTTAGTTGCTGAAATGTCCCACGAGGCAGCTAATGCGGCCTATAATAACCGTTTAGCCAAAGCAGCGGGTCAGCAATATTTTGATGCACAAGAGATGATGGAATTCTAA